The Fibrobacter sp. UWB2 genome window below encodes:
- the surE gene encoding 5'/3'-nucleotidase SurE, which yields MITNDDGVGSVNLHALALALSEVSDVYVFAPEDEQSGVGHAFTIRRGLRVQHVESVPGKAKLPYEVYSVSGTPADCVKFAVGHFANYGLNDNTIVPEGFDVCFSGVNVGENSGVSSLYSGTVAGAREAALWGVPAVALSLRGLKGNLLQVAIDFARKIVSENLFKKISKGVFWNVNFPKIKEDEFLGFKACTMDRGMFTDHYDHKDGLWFLDGEKLWSMAPEGSDDNLLDKGYATITPHRIDQTDEESLEVISEMLGSDDFTSH from the coding sequence TTGATCACTAACGACGATGGCGTTGGTAGTGTCAATCTGCATGCTCTCGCTCTTGCTTTGAGCGAGGTTTCCGATGTCTATGTTTTTGCGCCTGAAGACGAACAGAGTGGTGTCGGTCACGCCTTTACGATTCGTCGCGGGTTGCGCGTCCAGCATGTTGAATCTGTCCCGGGGAAGGCGAAGTTGCCGTACGAGGTTTATTCGGTCTCGGGCACTCCTGCGGACTGCGTGAAGTTTGCTGTGGGGCATTTTGCCAATTACGGCCTTAATGATAACACGATTGTTCCCGAAGGCTTTGATGTATGTTTTTCGGGAGTTAATGTGGGCGAAAATTCCGGTGTGTCGTCGCTATATTCGGGGACGGTTGCCGGAGCTCGCGAAGCGGCCCTTTGGGGCGTGCCTGCGGTGGCGCTTTCTCTCCGTGGATTGAAAGGCAACCTGTTGCAGGTGGCGATTGATTTTGCACGCAAGATTGTTTCTGAGAACCTGTTCAAGAAAATTTCCAAGGGTGTCTTCTGGAATGTGAATTTCCCGAAAATCAAGGAAGATGAATTCCTTGGATTTAAGGCTTGCACGATGGACCGTGGTATGTTTACCGACCACTACGATCACAAGGATGGCTTGTGGTTTTTGGATGGTGAAAAGCTGTGGTCGATGGCTCCTGAGGGCTCGGACGACAACTTGCTAGATAAGGGCTATGCGACAATCACACCGCACCGCATAGACCAGACCGATGAAGAAAGTTTGGAAGTGATAAGTGAAATGCTGGGAAGTGATGATTTTACTTCCCACTAA
- a CDS encoding dihydrodipicolinate synthase family protein, producing MQITNASQLTGVFPALFTPLKNDDPKNLRNSIDYKKMGQMIDDVIAAGASGVLPAVTTGQSATVSPQQHLDIIKFTLDYVDGRVPVIAGAGSNCTRESIEMIENVLKIAPVAVLCVTGYYNNPPQEGLLKHYQTLSSETGAKIVIYNVPGRTSSYVHPDTLIALAEDKNIIGLKQAVEFGFGEKFHEDTMRVIKETKGKDFAVMSGEDGLFADLLEMGGTGIVSATGNIPEACKTFVDLYKAFQADDKDKAHNLQKAARDYIDATFCRKNPIPLGTLFNSPLFQPLVSVKDTANGADAVARIMKLIDEKATSLKKYHA from the coding sequence ATGCAAATTACAAACGCTTCTCAACTTACTGGTGTTTTCCCCGCGTTGTTCACCCCGCTCAAGAACGACGATCCTAAGAACCTTCGCAACTCCATCGACTACAAGAAGATGGGGCAGATGATTGACGATGTTATTGCAGCTGGTGCAAGTGGTGTGCTCCCCGCCGTGACGACGGGCCAGAGTGCAACGGTCTCTCCGCAGCAGCACTTGGATATCATTAAGTTCACGCTCGACTACGTTGACGGTCGCGTTCCTGTGATTGCAGGCGCAGGCTCCAACTGCACGCGCGAATCTATCGAGATGATCGAAAACGTTTTGAAGATTGCTCCGGTGGCGGTCCTCTGCGTCACTGGCTACTACAACAATCCGCCGCAGGAAGGCTTGCTCAAGCACTACCAGACGCTCAGTAGCGAAACGGGTGCAAAGATTGTTATTTACAACGTTCCGGGCCGTACCTCCAGCTATGTCCATCCGGACACCTTGATTGCTCTTGCCGAAGACAAGAACATCATCGGTCTCAAGCAGGCGGTTGAATTTGGTTTTGGCGAAAAGTTCCACGAAGACACGATGCGCGTCATCAAGGAAACAAAGGGCAAGGACTTCGCCGTGATGAGCGGTGAAGACGGTCTCTTTGCTGACCTCCTCGAAATGGGCGGCACGGGTATCGTGAGCGCAACGGGCAACATCCCGGAAGCTTGCAAGACTTTCGTTGACCTCTACAAGGCTTTCCAGGCTGACGACAAGGACAAGGCTCACAACTTGCAGAAGGCTGCTCGTGACTATATCGACGCCACGTTCTGCCGCAAGAACCCGATTCCTCTCGGAACGCTCTTCAACAGCCCGTTGTTCCAGCCGCTCGTAAGCGTGAAGGACACGGCTAACGGTGCTGACGCTGTTGCCCGCATCATGAAGCTCATCGACGAGAAGGCAACCAGCTTGAAGAAGTATCACGCCTAA
- a CDS encoding YebC/PmpR family DNA-binding transcriptional regulator produces MSGHSKWATTKRKKAKTDVARAKAWNKLIKEISIAAKLGGGNPDANPRLRAAILKSKSQSLPTKNIESAIAKGTGANSGTEMTEPLYEGRGPAGIAIMVQCMTDNKVRTVAEIRNIFNKNNGSMGESGSVSWAFTYKGVIVVDAEKYPEDQIMDLVLEAGAEDMSTEDGVHEISTSPEAFDAVSKALENAGIEMMSAELSYVPNDPVKLGHDDAVKLLKLIDKFEDHDDVQEVYHNAEIDEADMDAE; encoded by the coding sequence ATGTCCGGTCACTCCAAATGGGCCACCACCAAACGCAAGAAAGCCAAAACCGACGTCGCTCGTGCCAAGGCTTGGAACAAGCTGATCAAGGAAATCTCCATCGCTGCTAAGCTCGGCGGCGGCAACCCTGACGCTAACCCGCGTCTCCGTGCTGCAATCCTCAAGTCCAAGAGCCAGAGCTTGCCGACCAAGAACATCGAAAGTGCTATTGCCAAGGGTACGGGTGCTAACTCCGGTACCGAAATGACGGAACCGCTGTACGAAGGACGCGGCCCGGCAGGCATCGCTATCATGGTGCAGTGCATGACCGACAACAAGGTCCGTACGGTTGCTGAAATCCGTAACATCTTCAACAAGAACAACGGTTCCATGGGCGAATCCGGTTCCGTTTCTTGGGCATTCACCTACAAGGGCGTGATTGTCGTCGATGCTGAAAAGTATCCGGAAGACCAGATCATGGACCTCGTTCTCGAAGCTGGCGCAGAAGACATGAGCACCGAAGATGGCGTTCATGAAATCTCCACTTCTCCGGAAGCTTTCGACGCCGTTTCCAAGGCTCTCGAAAATGCTGGTATCGAAATGATGAGTGCAGAACTCAGCTACGTTCCGAATGACCCGGTCAAGCTCGGTCACGACGATGCTGTCAAGCTCCTCAAGCTCATCGACAAGTTCGAAGACCACGACGACGTTCAGGAAGTCTACCACAACGCCGAAATCGACGAAGCTGACATGGACGCAGAATAA
- a CDS encoding glycoside hydrolase family 11 protein, translating to MKTFSVTKSSVVFAMALGMATTAFAQDFCSNAQHSGQKVTITSNQTGKIGDIGYELWDENGHGGSATFYSDGSMDCNITGAKDYLCRAGLSLGSNKTYKELGGDMIAEFKLVKSGAQNVGYSYIGIYGWMEGVSGTPSQLVEYYVIDNTLANDMPGSWIGNERKGTITVDGGTYTVYRNTRTGPAIKNSGNVTFYQYFSVRTSPRDCGTINISEHMRQWEKMGMSMGKLYEAKVLGEAGNVNGEVRGGHMDFPHAKVYVKNGSDPVSSSSVKSSSSTDAPKSSSSKGNGNVSGKIDACKDVMGHEGKETRTQGQNNSSVTGNVGSSPYHYEIWYQGGNNSMTFYDNGTYKASWNGTNDFLARVGFKYDEKHTYEELGPIDAYYKWSKQGSAGGYNYIGIYGWTVDPLVEYYIVDDWFNKPGANLLGQRKGEFTVDGDTYEIWQNTRVQQPSIKGTQTFPQYFSVRKSARSCGHIDITAHMKKWEELGMKMGKMYEAKVLVEAGGGSGSFDVTYFKMTDKAHPLPQPEPESSSSEAKVESSSSQTIGLIAAPKMELKSGNFQVFDMQGRFLGTVKLDAGASVAQVLKANFKNAGIYMVKQGNFMQRVAVK from the coding sequence ATGAAAACATTTAGTGTGACCAAGTCTAGCGTTGTTTTCGCAATGGCTTTGGGAATGGCGACGACAGCTTTTGCTCAGGATTTCTGCAGCAATGCGCAACATTCCGGCCAAAAGGTAACGATTACTTCGAACCAAACTGGTAAAATCGGCGATATCGGTTACGAACTTTGGGATGAAAACGGCCATGGTGGTAGCGCTACATTCTATAGTGACGGTTCCATGGACTGCAATATCACTGGTGCTAAGGACTATCTTTGCCGTGCGGGCCTTTCCCTCGGCAGTAACAAGACCTACAAGGAACTTGGTGGTGATATGATTGCCGAGTTCAAGCTTGTGAAGAGCGGTGCCCAGAATGTGGGTTACTCTTATATCGGTATCTATGGCTGGATGGAAGGTGTTTCTGGAACGCCTAGCCAGTTGGTCGAATACTACGTGATTGATAACACCCTCGCCAATGACATGCCGGGTAGCTGGATTGGTAACGAAAGAAAGGGTACCATTACGGTTGACGGCGGTACTTATACGGTTTATCGCAATACCCGTACAGGTCCGGCTATTAAGAACAGCGGTAACGTGACGTTCTATCAGTATTTCAGCGTTCGTACCTCTCCGCGCGATTGCGGTACCATCAATATTTCCGAACACATGAGACAGTGGGAAAAGATGGGCATGTCCATGGGTAAGCTCTACGAAGCCAAGGTGCTTGGTGAAGCTGGTAACGTGAATGGCGAAGTCCGCGGTGGTCACATGGACTTCCCGCATGCCAAGGTCTATGTGAAAAACGGCTCTGATCCGGTTTCTTCCTCTTCTGTGAAGTCTAGCTCTTCTACGGATGCACCGAAATCCAGTTCCTCTAAGGGTAACGGCAACGTTTCTGGTAAAATTGACGCCTGCAAGGACGTTATGGGCCATGAAGGCAAAGAAACGAGAACTCAGGGTCAGAACAACTCTAGCGTGACGGGTAACGTCGGCAGCTCTCCGTACCACTATGAAATTTGGTATCAGGGTGGTAACAACTCCATGACGTTCTACGACAACGGTACTTATAAGGCAAGCTGGAATGGTACCAACGACTTCCTTGCTCGTGTCGGTTTCAAGTATGATGAAAAGCACACTTACGAAGAACTTGGCCCTATCGATGCCTACTACAAGTGGAGCAAGCAGGGTAGTGCTGGTGGCTACAACTACATCGGTATCTATGGCTGGACGGTGGATCCGCTCGTAGAATACTACATTGTTGATGACTGGTTCAATAAGCCGGGTGCAAACCTCCTCGGCCAGAGAAAGGGTGAATTTACGGTTGATGGTGACACCTACGAAATCTGGCAGAATACCCGTGTCCAGCAGCCCTCCATTAAGGGTACGCAGACCTTCCCGCAATACTTCAGCGTTCGTAAGAGTGCTCGTTCTTGCGGCCATATCGACATCACTGCCCACATGAAGAAGTGGGAAGAACTCGGCATGAAGATGGGGAAGATGTACGAAGCCAAGGTGCTCGTGGAAGCCGGTGGTGGCTCGGGATCCTTCGACGTGACCTACTTCAAGATGACCGATAAGGCTCATCCGCTTCCGCAGCCGGAACCGGAATCCAGCTCTTCCGAAGCAAAGGTTGAATCTTCTAGCAGCCAGACGATTGGTCTCATTGCTGCCCCGAAGATGGAACTCAAGAGCGGCAACTTCCAGGTGTTCGACATGCAGGGCCGTTTCCTCGGTACTGTGAAGCTCGACGCTGGCGCCTCTGTCGCCCAGGTTCTGAAGGCTAACTTCAAGAACGCTGGCATCTACATGGTGAAGCAGGGCAACTTTATGCAGCGCGTCGCCGTGAAGTAA
- a CDS encoding phosphomannomutase, with translation MENITQIWKKIQSPEFNPATDMNLVETVKQVALTSQEPAKVSFGTSGWRGEIGSEFTLRNLQVVGAAIVRLYKEATPELFAALGVKDFAELQKRGVVVGHDNRLLGHEFCEAVADQFAKAGVKVYYGGEMPTPEFSAAIEMLGAACSINMTPSHNPSHYNGIKFNPADGGPAGPEITNVITKLSNEMMATWKFEPVSKVDWEIIDSLKIYKEFLVKQGTIKFDRIKEFIKKGRLTLVCDHVHGSTRRRPAALLDNPECLITLRNEDDSLFGGIAPEPSSKNLEKVRKVLDESKSWFRLGAIFDPDGDRIRFYDGTREIDMNQFGAIAFHYMATWRKEQGCVAKSVATSNFVNIIAEKLGVPVMETPVGFKNFRPWLSRNAKQKALVAFEESDGISGLNNTLEKDAQFGLLIALEILATTGKNLGEYLDALYEEYGRFYPTRSGFEVDKSLVGEPLKAKVNAIADIAKPGAKVMVGNNEKTVKQLLTLDGVKVIFDDDSWMLVRPSGTEPKVRIYTECRNPDEKDPMFEAAKALFFKN, from the coding sequence ATGGAAAATATTACCCAGATTTGGAAAAAGATTCAGTCCCCCGAATTCAACCCGGCTACCGATATGAACCTGGTTGAAACCGTGAAGCAGGTCGCTTTGACCTCCCAGGAACCGGCTAAGGTCAGCTTTGGTACCTCCGGCTGGCGCGGTGAAATCGGTTCTGAATTCACGCTCCGCAACTTGCAGGTTGTCGGTGCTGCTATTGTGCGTTTGTACAAGGAAGCAACTCCGGAACTCTTCGCTGCTCTGGGTGTCAAGGATTTTGCTGAACTCCAGAAGCGTGGCGTGGTCGTTGGCCATGACAACCGCTTGCTCGGTCACGAATTCTGCGAAGCTGTCGCAGACCAGTTTGCAAAGGCTGGCGTGAAGGTTTACTACGGTGGCGAAATGCCGACTCCGGAATTCTCCGCTGCAATCGAAATGCTCGGCGCTGCTTGCTCCATCAACATGACTCCGAGTCACAACCCGAGCCACTACAACGGCATCAAGTTCAACCCGGCAGACGGCGGTCCTGCAGGTCCGGAAATCACGAACGTCATCACCAAGCTTTCTAACGAAATGATGGCTACCTGGAAGTTCGAACCGGTCTCCAAGGTTGACTGGGAAATTATCGACTCCCTCAAGATTTACAAGGAATTCCTCGTCAAGCAGGGCACGATCAAGTTCGACCGCATTAAGGAATTCATCAAGAAGGGCCGCCTCACGCTCGTGTGCGACCACGTTCATGGTTCTACCCGCCGCCGTCCGGCAGCTCTCCTCGACAATCCGGAATGCCTCATCACGCTCCGCAACGAAGACGATTCTTTGTTCGGCGGTATCGCTCCGGAACCGTCCAGCAAGAACCTCGAAAAGGTCCGCAAGGTTCTCGACGAAAGCAAGTCCTGGTTCCGTCTCGGTGCAATCTTTGACCCGGATGGCGACCGTATCCGTTTCTACGACGGCACTCGTGAAATCGACATGAACCAGTTCGGTGCAATCGCATTCCACTACATGGCAACCTGGCGCAAGGAACAGGGCTGCGTGGCTAAGTCCGTTGCAACTTCCAACTTCGTGAACATCATTGCTGAAAAGCTCGGCGTTCCTGTCATGGAAACTCCGGTGGGCTTCAAGAACTTCCGCCCGTGGCTCTCTCGCAATGCCAAGCAGAAGGCTCTCGTCGCATTCGAAGAATCTGACGGTATCTCCGGCCTCAACAACACGCTCGAAAAGGACGCTCAGTTCGGCCTCCTCATCGCTCTCGAAATTCTCGCTACGACTGGCAAGAACCTCGGCGAATACCTCGACGCTTTGTACGAAGAATACGGCCGTTTCTATCCGACCCGTTCTGGTTTCGAAGTCGACAAGTCCCTCGTTGGCGAACCGCTCAAGGCTAAGGTCAACGCTATCGCCGATATCGCTAAGCCGGGTGCAAAGGTCATGGTCGGTAACAACGAAAAGACCGTGAAGCAGCTCCTCACGCTCGATGGCGTAAAGGTCATCTTCGACGACGATTCCTGGATGCTCGTGCGTCCGTCCGGTACGGAACCGAAGGTCCGTATTTATACGGAATGCCGTAACCCGGATGAAAAGGATCCGATGTTCGAAGCTGCCAAGGCTTTGTTCTTCAAGAACTAA
- the gyrA gene encoding DNA gyrase subunit A — protein sequence MSEEMVPGSQFKSLVEQDMQDCYLRYSMSVIVARALPDARDGFKPVHRRVMYSMHKLGVVPNKGTVKSARIVGDVIGKYHPHGDVAVYDTLARMAQDFSLRYPLVFGQGNFGSIDGDSPAAMRYTEAKMNNLGALMLEDLEKETVDMGPNYDESLEEPLVLPSALPNMIVNGTSGIAVGMATNMAPHNLREVGAAIHALAENPDLTGEDLMEYVKGPDFPTGAIVCGRSGIREAYLTGHGRVRVRARTEIETDAKGKPRIIVTEIPYMVNKAELCKKIADLVRDKRIDGITDIRDESSRDIRIVIELRRDAVGEVVLNNLFKYTQLQTTFSIYNLALVNNLPKLLTLKDLLQVYIDHRLDVITRATQFDLKKAAARLHIIEGLRIATQNIDEVVKIIRQSKTTEIAKQSLQDRFSLDEIQSQAIVDMRLAQLVGLNIEKLEAEYNELIATVADLKDILEKRERRIAIMLEKLDAVVAKYGDERRTTIGEAIDDSDDEDLIAEEEQVITLSKEGYIRRLPIDTFKAQNRGGKGIIGAGLKDEDNVEQIFTASTHSYLLVFTNKGRVYWTKVYRLPEGARNGKGRPIVNFVALTEGEKVQAIVPVRKFGGYFCLVFATKKGIINKMDLTLFSRPRKAGVNAISLDEDDELVKVQLVGMSAEEYEASKNASDDDSAEAVENAAEAQAAEAAIAEESESGDAEEFANRPIPKDLLMIATKNGQAVTFPISCFRAMGRGTHGVKGITLAEGDEVISLLWLKAGNKILTITEKGYGKRSEPGSYRVTRRGSKGVRNLNVTDKIGAAVFVESVADDYDLIITSKDGQVIRIKAADIRLTGRNAQGVKAITLRDGDVVKDATALPSVEDIEQDSADAKETFDKVKGVEVDDDSVVKDDAEKQEIGPTETEE from the coding sequence ATGTCTGAAGAAATGGTACCTGGATCGCAGTTCAAGAGTCTTGTCGAACAAGACATGCAGGACTGCTATCTTCGCTACTCGATGAGCGTTATTGTCGCTCGTGCATTGCCGGATGCCCGCGATGGCTTTAAGCCGGTGCACCGCCGTGTGATGTACAGTATGCACAAGTTGGGCGTGGTTCCGAACAAGGGAACGGTCAAGTCCGCCCGTATCGTGGGTGATGTTATCGGTAAGTACCACCCGCATGGTGACGTTGCTGTTTACGATACTCTTGCCCGTATGGCGCAGGATTTCTCGTTGCGCTATCCGCTGGTGTTTGGTCAGGGAAACTTCGGTTCTATTGATGGTGACAGCCCGGCTGCCATGCGTTATACCGAAGCGAAGATGAACAACCTTGGCGCCCTTATGCTCGAAGATCTCGAAAAAGAGACGGTCGACATGGGCCCGAACTACGATGAATCGCTCGAAGAACCGCTGGTGCTCCCGTCTGCGCTCCCGAACATGATTGTGAACGGAACATCGGGTATTGCAGTAGGTATGGCGACGAATATGGCTCCGCACAACTTGCGCGAAGTCGGTGCCGCTATCCATGCTTTGGCTGAAAATCCAGACTTGACTGGCGAAGACCTCATGGAATATGTGAAGGGCCCGGACTTCCCGACAGGTGCTATTGTCTGTGGCCGTTCTGGCATTCGCGAAGCTTACCTCACGGGTCATGGCCGTGTGCGTGTGCGCGCCCGTACCGAAATTGAAACGGATGCAAAGGGCAAACCGCGCATCATCGTCACCGAAATCCCGTACATGGTGAACAAGGCCGAACTCTGCAAGAAGATTGCAGACCTCGTCCGCGACAAGCGTATCGATGGCATTACGGACATCCGCGATGAATCGAGCCGTGACATCCGCATTGTGATTGAACTCCGCCGTGATGCCGTTGGTGAAGTTGTCTTGAATAACTTGTTCAAGTACACGCAGCTCCAGACGACGTTCAGCATTTACAACTTGGCACTCGTCAATAACCTCCCGAAGCTCCTTACGCTCAAGGATCTTTTGCAGGTCTACATTGACCACCGCCTCGATGTGATTACGCGTGCAACGCAGTTCGACTTGAAGAAGGCTGCAGCTCGCCTCCATATCATTGAAGGCTTGCGTATTGCAACGCAGAACATCGATGAAGTCGTGAAGATTATTCGCCAGAGCAAGACGACCGAAATTGCAAAGCAGAGCTTGCAGGACCGCTTCTCGCTCGATGAAATCCAGTCTCAGGCCATCGTTGATATGCGCCTTGCTCAGTTGGTCGGCTTGAACATTGAAAAGTTGGAAGCCGAATACAACGAACTCATTGCAACAGTTGCTGACTTGAAGGACATCTTGGAAAAACGCGAACGCCGCATTGCCATCATGCTCGAAAAGCTCGATGCCGTTGTGGCCAAGTATGGCGATGAACGCCGTACGACGATTGGCGAAGCTATTGATGATAGCGATGATGAAGACCTCATTGCCGAAGAAGAACAGGTCATCACGCTCAGTAAGGAAGGCTACATCCGTCGCCTCCCGATTGATACGTTCAAGGCTCAGAACCGCGGTGGTAAAGGCATCATCGGTGCAGGCCTCAAGGACGAAGACAACGTGGAACAGATCTTCACGGCTAGCACGCACAGCTACTTGCTCGTGTTTACGAACAAGGGCCGTGTCTACTGGACGAAGGTTTACCGCTTGCCGGAAGGCGCCCGCAATGGCAAGGGCCGCCCGATTGTGAACTTTGTCGCTCTCACGGAAGGCGAAAAGGTGCAGGCGATTGTGCCGGTGCGCAAGTTCGGTGGATACTTCTGCCTCGTGTTTGCGACCAAGAAGGGTATCATCAACAAGATGGACCTCACGCTCTTTAGCCGTCCGCGTAAGGCTGGCGTCAATGCCATTAGCCTCGATGAAGACGATGAATTGGTCAAGGTCCAGCTCGTGGGCATGTCTGCCGAAGAATACGAAGCGAGCAAGAATGCTTCTGACGACGATTCCGCAGAAGCCGTTGAAAACGCCGCTGAAGCTCAGGCTGCCGAAGCCGCTATTGCCGAAGAATCTGAATCTGGCGATGCTGAAGAATTCGCCAACCGCCCGATCCCGAAGGATCTTTTGATGATTGCGACTAAGAACGGTCAGGCCGTCACGTTCCCGATTAGCTGCTTCCGCGCTATGGGTCGTGGCACGCACGGCGTGAAGGGCATTACGCTCGCCGAAGGCGACGAAGTCATTTCGCTCCTGTGGCTCAAGGCCGGCAACAAGATCTTGACCATCACCGAAAAGGGTTATGGCAAGCGTTCTGAACCGGGCTCTTACCGTGTGACCCGCCGTGGTAGCAAGGGTGTCCGCAACTTGAACGTTACAGACAAGATTGGTGCCGCCGTGTTCGTCGAAAGCGTTGCTGACGATTACGATTTGATCATCACAAGTAAGGACGGTCAGGTCATCCGCATCAAGGCTGCCGATATCCGCCTCACGGGCCGCAATGCCCAGGGCGTCAAGGCAATTACGCTGCGCGATGGCGACGTCGTGAAGGATGCAACTGCACTCCCGAGCGTCGAAGATATCGAACAAGATAGCGCCGATGCCAAGGAAACTTTCGACAAGGTTAAGGGCGTAGAAGTCGATGACGATTCCGTTGTCAAGGACGATGCTGAAAAGCAGGAAATCGGCCCGACGGAAACCGAAGAATAA